A genome region from Sediminispirochaeta bajacaliforniensis DSM 16054 includes the following:
- a CDS encoding TonB-dependent receptor — MNHRFISIVILVFTLILFGLIPIWAGEEAENGEASKISVVVTANRVPTKESETTAEVTVITADEVQESGVTSIVDLLERVPGVQFRSDSTTAKSQISMGGFGESSFGRVVVMVDGKRLNNPDMSSINWQSISLESIERIEVLHGGGSVLYGSGAIGGVINIITKKQSAPLSLSISSTLESYQSFMEALSAGVAKGSGSLCVSGDYYSSDGYRDSSEQQAAHGKITGSLYPTSNLVLDLGLGYSYNYYQMPGGLTKDQFEEDPTEAVNQADESTEHILSADLHGEYQATDKLLFDSLLAYEYKNFSPDMPSWGSCYYDNIYHSLSFQPQASFETTAGEHYPITMVSGIDTKYSYLDSSTYDSAERNNATAETEVSLLSLGGYTNMEVKIGDSIGASGGFRFDGADIFTDDDNAWHIGPAWSIGLRWNPDENSKLYLRHERVFRYPFTDEQITYGTFLPDLEAEKGYLFETGGSLKISSLLEIKGRAYLNLMKDEIVYNTATSQNENMDETRRIGGETELTLKPKPWLTMTGSYAYVLPTFIHGDNEDKEIPLVSKHVAGASLLFALPYRFETELGTSYHGSSYQGGDNANTQEKVDGYVIVDASLRWKPTTRMGNLTIIFSVDNLLDENYASYVYYNSWSDTSSYYPGQGRSWTLSGRYSL, encoded by the coding sequence ATGAACCACAGATTCATTTCAATCGTCATTCTCGTTTTCACCCTTATATTGTTTGGGCTCATTCCCATCTGGGCCGGGGAAGAGGCAGAAAACGGAGAAGCATCAAAAATCAGCGTTGTCGTAACCGCAAACAGGGTTCCGACGAAAGAGAGCGAGACTACCGCGGAGGTGACTGTCATCACTGCCGATGAAGTACAAGAAAGCGGAGTTACATCTATTGTCGATCTGCTGGAAAGGGTCCCCGGGGTTCAGTTCCGCAGTGATTCCACAACGGCAAAGAGCCAAATTTCCATGGGCGGTTTCGGAGAAAGCTCCTTCGGCAGGGTTGTGGTAATGGTAGACGGGAAACGGCTCAACAATCCCGATATGAGCTCGATCAACTGGCAGTCTATCTCGCTGGAATCCATTGAGCGGATCGAGGTCCTCCACGGTGGGGGTTCGGTACTCTACGGAAGTGGAGCAATAGGTGGCGTCATCAATATCATTACAAAAAAGCAAAGCGCCCCCCTGTCTCTGAGCATCTCGAGCACCTTGGAAAGTTACCAGAGTTTTATGGAAGCCCTCTCCGCCGGGGTTGCGAAGGGAAGTGGATCACTCTGCGTCAGCGGAGACTATTATTCGAGCGACGGCTATCGGGATAGCAGCGAACAACAGGCAGCCCACGGGAAAATAACAGGAAGCCTTTACCCCACGAGCAACCTGGTCCTTGATCTCGGTCTCGGCTACAGCTACAACTATTACCAGATGCCGGGCGGTCTTACCAAGGATCAGTTCGAGGAAGATCCCACCGAGGCCGTCAATCAGGCCGACGAGTCTACCGAACACATCCTCTCGGCAGATCTTCACGGCGAATATCAGGCAACGGACAAGCTGCTTTTCGATAGCCTCCTGGCCTATGAGTATAAAAATTTCTCCCCGGATATGCCGTCATGGGGTAGCTGCTATTACGACAACATCTATCACTCGCTAAGTTTTCAACCCCAGGCAAGCTTCGAAACCACTGCCGGGGAACACTACCCTATCACCATGGTTTCAGGAATCGACACGAAGTACAGTTATCTCGACTCCAGCACATACGATTCGGCCGAACGAAATAACGCCACGGCCGAGACAGAGGTTTCTCTCCTTTCCCTTGGAGGCTACACGAATATGGAGGTTAAGATCGGCGACAGCATAGGGGCTTCCGGAGGTTTCCGTTTTGACGGTGCCGATATCTTTACCGACGATGATAATGCGTGGCACATCGGCCCGGCTTGGTCCATAGGCCTGCGCTGGAACCCCGACGAAAATTCAAAACTCTATCTGCGTCACGAACGGGTCTTCCGTTATCCCTTTACCGATGAACAGATAACCTACGGAACATTCCTTCCCGACCTGGAAGCGGAAAAGGGCTACCTTTTCGAAACGGGGGGCTCGCTAAAAATTTCTTCCCTGCTCGAAATAAAGGGCCGGGCCTATCTCAATCTCATGAAAGATGAAATTGTCTATAATACGGCCACCTCTCAAAATGAAAACATGGATGAGACCCGGAGAATCGGCGGCGAGACAGAGTTAACGTTGAAACCGAAACCATGGCTGACCATGACCGGCTCTTACGCCTATGTGTTACCGACCTTTATACACGGGGACAACGAAGACAAAGAAATTCCCCTTGTTTCCAAGCATGTAGCCGGAGCATCGCTGCTCTTTGCCCTCCCCTATCGATTTGAAACGGAGCTTGGAACAAGCTACCACGGCTCCTCTTACCAGGGGGGTGATAATGCCAATACCCAGGAAAAGGTCGACGGCTATGTTATAGTCGATGCATCTTTACGCTGGAAACCCACAACACGAATGGGTAACCTTACCATCATCTTTTCAGTCGATAATCTTTTGGATGAAAACTATGCATCCTACGTCTATTACAACAGCTGGTCGGACACCAGCAGCTATTACCCAGGTCAGGGAAGATCATGGACCCTGAGCGGACGCTATAGCTT